Proteins found in one Heptranchias perlo isolate sHepPer1 chromosome 23, sHepPer1.hap1, whole genome shotgun sequence genomic segment:
- the LOC137341006 gene encoding nucleoside diphosphate kinase, with the protein MSGNKERTFIAVKPDGVQRGIVGEVIKRFEQKGFKLVAMKFLQAPVALLEKHYCELSDKPFYPPLIKYMSSGPVVAMVWEGLNVVKTGRVMLGETNPADSKPGTIRGDFCIQVGRNIIHGSDSIPSAQKEIGLWFKPEEVVDYKNCAQDWIYE; encoded by the exons ATGTCTGGAAACAAGGAACGCACCTTCATCGCTGTGAAGCCAGACGGAGTCCAGAGGGGTATCGTGGGGGAAGTCATCAAACGCTTCGAACAAAAGGGCTTTAAACTGGTGGCTATGAAATTCCTTCAG GCTCCTGTGGCTTTACTCGAGAAACATTACTGTGAGCTTTCGGACAAGCCTTTCTACCCCCCACTGATCAAGTACATGAGCTCGGGGCCTGTTGTCGCTATG GTCTGGGAGGGTCTGAATGTGGTGAAGACTGGCAGGGTGATGCTGGGTGAGACCAATCCTGCTGACTCCAAGCCTGGGACTATTCGTGGTGATTTCTGTATTCAGGTTGGCAG GAACATCATCCACGGCAGTGACTCGATACCAAGTGCACAGAAGGAGATCGGCCTCTGGTTCAAGCCCGAGGAAGTGGTGGATTACAAGAACTGTGCCCAGGACTGGATCTATGAGTAA
- the utp18 gene encoding U3 small nucleolar RNA-associated protein 18 homolog — protein MSTRPKKRAASRGDEEAERCKHLKRLQALGERSEVERRLEELVFGGEDTLLEKLQPAQEQDLGKTLLDDDSDSDSEVENEAKSSFPAPKKAAWVDEEDAVEELVDMTHRFRKNLLKSSAEKTLSVEKLQQRLKEQFQSAMGGTPSWAEKTDKKRRNKENSDDESDEDEDLLRKTGNFVSSSEALPKGLLQIKKCINANHARPSDARLTTTQFHPSAQVILTAGIDQSLSLFQVDGKTNPKIQSIHLERFPVYKARFSADGEQVIATSIHNKMFYMYDMMAGKVIPVYNVRGLEERKVKKFEVSPDGLFLLLTGSSGYLHLLSMKTKELVGSMKINGQAVGATFSPDGSTVYTNSNEGEVYIWDVKSRKCLNRFIDEGCLRGMCIAVSRNGQYVACGSSSGVVNVYSRDHCLDQTNPKPVKAIKNLVTAATSMAFNPTTEILAIASNATDDAVKMIHIPSFTAFSNFPVFRRKIIHLAQEMDFSPRSGFFSIATNRGRALLYRVKHYADF, from the exons ATGTCTACCAGGCCGAAGAAGCGGGCGGCGAGCCGCGGGGATGAGGAGGCGGAGCGCTGCAAACACCTGAAGCGGCTGCAGGCTCTGGGGGAGCGGTCGGAGGTCGAGCGCCGGCTGGAGGAGCTGGTGTTCGGCGGCGAGGACACGCTGCTGGAGAAGCTGCAG CCGGCACAGGAGCAGGATTTGGGCAAAACTTTGCTGGATGATGACTCTGACAGTGACTCTGAAGTGGAAAATGAAGCCAAGTCCAGTTTCCCTGCACCCAAGAAAGCAGCGTGGGTGGACGAGGAGGATGCAGTGGAAGAGCT AGTGGATATGACTCATCGATTCCGGAAAAATCTACTGAAAAGCAGTGCGGAGAAGACCCTTAGTGTGGAGAAGCTGCAGCAGAGACTAAAGGAGCA ATTCCAGAGTGCCATGGGAGGTACACCGTCCTGGGCAGAGAAGACGGATAAAAAAAGAAGGAACAAGGAAAACTCAGACGACG AAAGTGATGAAGATGAGGATTTGTTGCGGAAAACTGGCAATTTTGTGTCCAGCTCTGAAGCCCTTCCCAAGGGATTGTTACAG ATAAAGAAATGTATAAATGCCAACCATGCGAGGCCATCAGATGCAAGATTAACAACAACTCAGTTCCACCCATCAGCTCAAGTAATACTGACTGCAGGGATAgaccagtccctctcactctttCAG GTTGATGGAAAGACGAACCCCAAGATTCAGAGTATCCACCTGGAGCGGTTTCCTGTGTACAAAGCTCGCTTCAGTGCAgacggcgagcaggttattgccACGAGCATCCACAACAAGATGTTCTACATGTACGATATGATGGCTGGGAAGGTCATTCCTGTCTATAATGTCCGGG GGTTAGAGGAACGAAAAGTTAAGAAGTTTGAAGTCTCACCAGACGGCTTGTTTCTGCTGCTCACTGGGTCCTCGGGATATCTGCATCTTCTCTCCATGAAG ACTAAGGAATTGGTGGGTAGTATGAAAATCAATGGGCAGGCGGTCGGGGCCACCTTCTCTCCTGATGGGAGCACCGTCTACACAAACTCCA ATGAAGGAGAAGTTTACATTTGGGACGTGAAAAGCCGGAAGTGTTTGAACAGGTTCATTGACGAAGGCTGCCTGAGAGGGATGTGTATTGCCGTCTCTCGGAACGGGCAGTACGTGGCCTGTGG GTCCAGTTCTGGGGTTGTGAATGTTTACTCACGAGATCACTGCCTAGACCAAACTAACCCTAAACCTGTGAAGGCCATCAAGAACCTGGTTACTGCAGCAACATCGATGGCCTTTAACCCAACAACAGAGATCTTGGCAATTGCTTCTAACGCCACGGATGACGCAGTTAAGATG ATCCACATCCCATCCTTCACGGCATTCTCCAATTTCCCAGTGTTCAGGCGGAAGATTATTCATCTGGCGCAGGAAATGGACTTCTCGCCCAGAAGTGGTTTCTTCTCCATAGCGACTAACCGAGGCCGGGCCTTGCTGTACAG